A genomic region of Micromonospora sp. NBC_01796 contains the following coding sequences:
- a CDS encoding DUF881 domain-containing protein, translated as MEYTTGVISWRKVLRRAVVGLLPRRSGQRRPGWSAAVPLIALAAGLLFTTSATAANGTSLREDRRPELAQLMKDRRDQVVASEKQAAALRADVERQTESLAGSDAPVAAQRDRAAASRVAAGFTALAGPGLVVELNDAPRLGDDSRPANASNDDLVVHQGDVQAVVNALWAGGAEGMSIMNVRVLATSAVRCVGNTLLLHGRVYSPPFKITAIGDPAALQRALAASEGVRLFKDAVDHFQLGYQETVESSVTVPAFEGSTGLRTAQVPG; from the coding sequence GTGGAGTACACAACGGGTGTCATCTCCTGGCGCAAGGTGCTCCGCCGGGCGGTTGTCGGGCTACTGCCCCGCCGCTCCGGGCAGCGACGGCCGGGCTGGTCCGCGGCTGTGCCGTTGATCGCTCTCGCCGCCGGGCTGCTGTTCACCACCTCGGCGACCGCCGCCAACGGCACCTCGCTGCGGGAGGACCGCCGCCCCGAGCTCGCCCAGCTCATGAAGGACCGCCGCGACCAGGTGGTCGCCAGCGAGAAACAGGCCGCGGCCCTGCGCGCCGACGTGGAGCGGCAGACCGAGTCCCTGGCCGGCTCCGACGCACCCGTCGCCGCCCAGCGCGACCGGGCCGCCGCCAGCCGGGTGGCCGCCGGCTTCACCGCCCTGGCCGGGCCGGGCCTCGTGGTCGAACTCAACGACGCCCCCCGACTCGGCGACGACAGCCGGCCGGCGAACGCCAGCAACGACGACCTCGTGGTCCACCAGGGCGATGTACAGGCGGTCGTCAACGCGCTCTGGGCCGGTGGCGCGGAGGGCATGTCCATCATGAACGTCCGCGTGCTCGCCACCAGCGCGGTACGCTGCGTGGGAAACACCCTGTTACTACACGGGCGGGTGTATTCGCCGCCCTTCAAGATCACCGCAATCGGTGACCCCGCCGCTCTGCAGCGGGCCCTCGCCGCCTCCGAGGGCGTTCGGTTGTTCAAGGACGCCGTGGACCACTTCCAACTCGGATACCAGGAGACAGTGGAGTCCAGCGTGACCGTGCCGGCCTTCGAAGGGTCAACCGGGCTACGTACCGCCCAGGTGCCGGGGTGA
- a CDS encoding cell division protein CrgA translates to MPKSQVRKKKVYTPPTDVRPSGTAATRKPSPIWLPITAVSLIVFGIAWLVVYYLSETEYPVASWGYWNLAIGFGGMVGSLALLSRWR, encoded by the coding sequence GTGCCGAAGTCGCAGGTCCGTAAGAAAAAGGTCTACACCCCGCCCACCGACGTGCGCCCCTCGGGCACGGCGGCGACCCGCAAGCCTAGCCCGATCTGGCTGCCCATCACCGCGGTCAGCTTGATCGTCTTTGGCATCGCGTGGCTGGTGGTCTACTACCTTTCCGAGACCGAGTACCCGGTCGCCAGCTGGGGTTACTGGAACCTCGCGATCGGCTTCGGGGGCATGGTCGGCTCGTTGGCCCTGCTCTCCCGTTGGCGCTGA
- a CDS encoding (Fe-S)-binding protein, with amino-acid sequence MGSVQIVTTAVAAAITVVAVVLAVRAVQRMLAVIRAGQPDPTRSGNRSLRTRTMLTETLGHTRMLRWSVVGAAHWFVMVAFIVLSLLVLEAYFEVVTPTGGLPVIGHWIVYGLVTEIIGILGTAGILVLIAIRLRNRPGNPERRSRFTGSTMWQGYFVEAVVLAVLVCGFLIRGFKVATDHFEFPAWATPVSHAVGAVLPDWSAGTSVTAMVKIMISMTWVIVIALNVTMGVAWHRFFAFFNIYFKRDPGKTGSGLGALRPMMSEGKPLDFEEADPESDQFGVAQVEQFTWKGLLDFSTCTECGRCQSQCPAWNTGKPLSPKLLVLSLRDHAYAKAPYLLAGGGKDLTGEEKATQAQLAHLDVLSLAEGNRPLIGGAEEGGVIDPDVLWSCTTCGACVEQCPVDIEHVDHIVDMRRYQVLIESNFPPEAGVMLRNLENKGNPWGAPPNTREDWTKGLDFEVPRVGETEDFEYLFWVGCAGAFEDRAKKTTRAVATLLHEAGVNFAILGEGETCTGDPARRIGNEFVFQMLAQQNVETLNEAFGDREPAKRKIVATCPHCFNTLGNEYGELGGQFEVVHHTQLLAHLVATGKLTPVAPIDGGVTYHDPCYLGRHNRVFTPPREVLGAAAADGLTEMPRNSERSFCCGAGGARMWMEERIGKRINVERVEEAIATGAKTIAVGCPFCTTMISDGVNGKGASDEVEVIDVATVLLRSVKPPTQGQPEPATTAS; translated from the coding sequence ATGGGCAGCGTCCAGATCGTCACCACGGCCGTCGCCGCCGCCATCACCGTGGTCGCGGTGGTGCTGGCGGTACGCGCGGTGCAGCGGATGCTGGCGGTGATCCGGGCGGGTCAACCCGACCCGACGCGCTCCGGCAACCGCTCCCTGCGTACGCGGACGATGTTGACCGAGACGCTCGGGCACACCCGGATGCTGCGCTGGAGCGTGGTGGGCGCCGCGCACTGGTTCGTGATGGTCGCGTTCATCGTGCTGTCGCTGCTGGTGCTCGAGGCGTACTTCGAAGTGGTCACCCCGACCGGCGGCCTGCCGGTGATCGGCCACTGGATCGTGTACGGCCTGGTCACCGAGATCATCGGGATCCTCGGTACGGCCGGGATCCTGGTGCTGATCGCCATCCGGCTGCGCAACCGACCGGGCAACCCGGAGCGGCGTTCCCGGTTCACCGGCTCGACCATGTGGCAGGGCTACTTCGTCGAGGCCGTGGTGCTGGCGGTACTCGTCTGCGGCTTCCTGATCCGTGGCTTCAAGGTCGCGACCGACCACTTCGAGTTCCCGGCCTGGGCCACCCCGGTCAGCCACGCGGTCGGCGCGGTGCTGCCGGACTGGTCCGCCGGCACCAGCGTCACCGCCATGGTGAAGATCATGATTTCGATGACCTGGGTCATCGTCATCGCGCTCAACGTGACCATGGGCGTGGCCTGGCACCGGTTCTTCGCCTTCTTCAACATCTACTTCAAGCGGGACCCGGGCAAGACCGGCTCGGGCCTCGGGGCGCTGCGGCCGATGATGAGCGAGGGCAAGCCCCTCGACTTCGAGGAGGCGGATCCGGAGTCCGACCAGTTCGGGGTCGCCCAGGTGGAGCAGTTCACCTGGAAGGGGCTGCTGGACTTCAGCACCTGCACCGAGTGCGGGCGGTGCCAGTCGCAGTGCCCCGCCTGGAACACCGGCAAGCCGCTGTCGCCGAAGCTGCTCGTACTGAGCCTGCGTGACCACGCGTACGCGAAGGCGCCGTACCTGCTGGCCGGTGGGGGCAAGGACCTGACCGGCGAGGAGAAGGCGACCCAGGCCCAGCTCGCCCACCTGGACGTACTCTCGCTCGCCGAGGGGAACCGGCCGCTGATCGGTGGCGCCGAGGAGGGCGGGGTGATCGACCCGGACGTGCTCTGGTCCTGCACCACCTGCGGTGCCTGCGTCGAGCAGTGCCCGGTCGACATCGAGCACGTGGACCACATCGTCGACATGCGCCGTTACCAGGTGCTGATCGAGTCGAACTTCCCGCCCGAGGCGGGCGTGATGCTGCGCAACCTGGAGAACAAGGGCAACCCGTGGGGTGCCCCGCCGAACACCCGCGAGGACTGGACCAAGGGCCTCGACTTCGAGGTGCCCCGGGTCGGTGAGACCGAGGACTTCGAGTACCTGTTCTGGGTCGGCTGCGCCGGGGCGTTCGAGGACCGGGCGAAGAAGACCACCCGTGCGGTGGCCACCCTCCTGCACGAGGCCGGGGTCAACTTCGCCATCCTCGGCGAGGGCGAGACCTGCACCGGTGACCCGGCCCGGCGGATCGGCAACGAGTTCGTCTTCCAGATGCTCGCCCAGCAGAACGTCGAGACGCTGAACGAGGCGTTCGGTGACCGGGAGCCGGCCAAGCGCAAGATCGTCGCGACCTGCCCGCACTGCTTCAACACCCTCGGCAACGAGTACGGCGAACTCGGCGGCCAGTTCGAGGTTGTCCACCACACCCAGTTGCTGGCCCACCTGGTCGCCACCGGCAAGCTCACCCCGGTCGCCCCGATCGACGGCGGCGTCACCTACCACGACCCCTGCTACCTGGGCCGGCACAACCGGGTCTTCACCCCGCCGCGCGAGGTGCTCGGCGCGGCGGCGGCCGACGGGCTGACCGAGATGCCGCGCAACAGCGAGCGTTCCTTCTGCTGCGGTGCCGGCGGCGCCCGGATGTGGATGGAGGAGCGGATCGGCAAGCGGATCAACGTGGAGCGGGTCGAGGAGGCGATCGCCACCGGCGCGAAGACCATCGCGGTCGGCTGCCCGTTCTGCACCACGATGATCAGCGACGGGGTGAACGGCAAGGGCGCGTCCGACGAGGTCGAGGTGATCGACGTGGCGACCGTACTGCTCCGCTCGGTCAAGCCGCCGACCCAGGGACAGCCGGAACCCGCCACCACGGCCAGCTAA
- a CDS encoding sensor histidine kinase, whose amino-acid sequence MESPNPSRPGKAVVRLLSRAVRLVVGVLLGAVTAVVDLTYLVWSGLILVPVWPHPGARRAAVREIQAGARHLAEVERWRLAAFLDSDNADDYSGRRAVEYLCLRWAVGLLGGFVLLLFVYGAVAGLVWLGEWVAGQSGVLLFGGQLLLGLIGLFLVTQGLVGLAALDRRLGRMFFGPSDREALERRISELAVSRAGIVEAVDAERRRIERDLHDGLQQRLVALGMLLGRARRSGDPERAGDLLRQAHEESRSALEDLREVAWRVYPAALDNLGLQEALARVGERAGVPVTIHYRLVEQPPDPVRTAAYFVVSEAVTNAAKHARAGRVVVEVAPGQNAVVVTIDDDGTGGADPSGSGLAGLARRVAALDGRFRVHSPPGGPTTVVAELPCG is encoded by the coding sequence GTGGAGAGCCCGAACCCGTCCAGGCCCGGTAAGGCGGTCGTACGACTGCTGAGCCGTGCCGTACGCCTCGTGGTCGGGGTTCTGCTCGGTGCGGTGACCGCGGTGGTCGACCTGACGTACCTGGTCTGGTCCGGGCTGATCCTGGTGCCGGTCTGGCCGCATCCGGGAGCCCGGCGGGCGGCGGTACGGGAGATCCAGGCCGGTGCCCGGCACCTCGCCGAGGTGGAGCGGTGGCGACTGGCGGCGTTCCTCGACAGCGACAACGCCGACGACTACAGCGGGCGGCGCGCGGTGGAGTACCTCTGCCTGCGCTGGGCGGTCGGCCTGCTCGGCGGATTCGTGCTCCTGCTGTTCGTGTACGGCGCCGTCGCCGGCCTGGTGTGGCTCGGTGAGTGGGTCGCGGGTCAGAGCGGCGTCCTGCTCTTCGGCGGTCAACTCCTCCTCGGCCTGATCGGGCTCTTCCTGGTCACGCAGGGCCTGGTCGGGTTGGCCGCGCTGGATCGCCGGCTGGGCCGGATGTTCTTCGGACCGAGCGACCGGGAGGCGCTGGAGCGCCGGATCAGCGAGCTGGCGGTGAGCCGGGCCGGGATCGTCGAGGCGGTCGACGCCGAACGCCGGCGGATCGAGCGGGACCTGCACGACGGGTTGCAGCAGCGGCTGGTCGCGCTCGGCATGCTGCTGGGCCGGGCCCGCCGCAGCGGCGATCCGGAGCGGGCCGGGGACCTGCTCCGGCAGGCGCACGAGGAGTCCCGGTCGGCCCTGGAGGACCTCCGTGAGGTCGCCTGGCGGGTGTACCCGGCCGCGCTGGACAACCTGGGCCTCCAGGAGGCGCTGGCCCGGGTGGGCGAGCGGGCCGGGGTGCCGGTGACGATCCACTACCGGTTGGTCGAGCAGCCGCCGGACCCGGTGCGGACCGCCGCGTACTTCGTGGTCTCGGAGGCGGTGACGAACGCGGCCAAGCACGCCCGCGCCGGCCGGGTCGTGGTCGAGGTCGCACCGGGGCAGAATGCGGTCGTGGTGACGATCGACGACGACGGGACCGGCGGCGCGGACCCGTCCGGCAGCGGACTGGCCGGACTGGCCCGCCGGGTGGCCGCGCTGGACGGTCGGTTCCGGGTGCACAGCCCGCCCGGTGGTCCGACCACGGTCGTCGCGGAGCTGCCGTGCGGGTGA
- a CDS encoding response regulator transcription factor, with protein MRVILAEDSTLLREGLARLLVEEGHEVVASVGDGVALVEAVRADPPDVVVADVRMPPTHTDEGLRAALEIRRRWPAVGVLVLSQYVEKRYAVDLLGGRTDGVGYLLKDRVVEVGEFLDALARVGTGGTAFDPEVVRQLLARTSHTDSLGRLTERERAVLDQMAQGQTNATIAGQLHVSQSAVEKHVNAIFEKLGLSHTTGYSRRVLAVLRYLGS; from the coding sequence GTGCGGGTGATCCTGGCCGAGGACTCGACCCTGCTTCGGGAGGGGCTGGCCCGGTTGCTGGTCGAGGAGGGGCACGAGGTGGTGGCCTCGGTCGGTGACGGGGTCGCGCTGGTCGAGGCGGTCCGGGCCGACCCGCCCGACGTCGTGGTCGCGGACGTACGGATGCCGCCGACGCACACCGACGAGGGGCTGCGCGCCGCACTGGAGATCCGCCGCCGGTGGCCGGCCGTCGGGGTCCTGGTCCTCTCCCAGTACGTGGAGAAGCGGTACGCGGTCGACCTGCTCGGCGGTCGTACCGACGGGGTGGGCTACCTGCTGAAGGACCGGGTGGTGGAGGTGGGCGAGTTCCTCGACGCCCTGGCCCGGGTCGGCACCGGCGGCACCGCCTTCGACCCCGAGGTGGTACGCCAACTCCTGGCGCGTACGTCGCACACGGACTCGTTGGGCCGGCTCACCGAGCGGGAGCGGGCGGTGCTGGACCAGATGGCGCAGGGGCAGACGAACGCCACCATCGCCGGGCAGTTGCACGTGTCGCAGAGCGCGGTGGAGAAACACGTGAACGCGATCTTCGAGAAGCTGGGGCTGTCGCACACCACCGGGTACAGCCGCCGGGTGCTGGCCGTGCTCCGCTACCTCGGTAGCTGA
- a CDS encoding hemolysin family protein, translating to MTTLLPLVAFVLLTAGNAFFVVAEFALVTVDRAEVDQRAAAGDRRAGTVHKALRELSFQLSGAQLGITITALLTGYLAEPALAKLFGPVLRPLLGDRTELVTPLLSLVLATLLSMLFGELIPKNAALARPLPAALATAAPMRTFSIVFKWLIRALNNSANWLVRRLGVEPQEELASARSADELGLLAAISAQAGALPPDTAMLLRRTIRFGDKRAAEAMTPRVDVVALRAGATVAELLDLAQRTGRTRFPVYEDTLDLVTGVAGVPDALGVPLARRAETTVAAVAREPVYVPESLDLDNVLAALRRADADLAIVVDEYGGTDGVVTVEDLVEELVGEIADEFDPAAEPDSEWLELTVPGGERTVLVDGVRRADELAEQTGFRLPDGPYETLAGFLLARLGHIPVAGETVTEQGYEFTVVEVDRHRIEQVRVLRPPDPGEPA from the coding sequence TTGACCACCCTCCTGCCGCTGGTCGCCTTCGTGCTGCTGACCGCCGGCAACGCCTTCTTCGTGGTGGCCGAATTCGCCCTCGTGACCGTCGACCGGGCCGAGGTGGACCAACGCGCCGCCGCCGGGGACCGCCGCGCCGGTACGGTCCACAAGGCACTGCGGGAACTTTCCTTCCAGCTTTCCGGGGCGCAGCTCGGCATCACCATCACCGCCCTGCTCACCGGCTATCTCGCCGAACCGGCACTGGCCAAACTCTTCGGCCCGGTGCTGCGGCCCCTGCTCGGCGACCGTACCGAGCTGGTCACCCCGTTGCTGTCGCTGGTGCTGGCCACCCTGCTGTCGATGCTCTTCGGTGAGCTGATCCCGAAGAACGCCGCGCTGGCCCGGCCGCTTCCGGCGGCGCTGGCCACGGCCGCGCCGATGCGTACCTTCAGCATCGTCTTCAAGTGGCTGATCCGGGCCCTGAACAACTCGGCGAACTGGCTCGTGCGGCGGCTCGGCGTGGAGCCGCAGGAGGAACTGGCCAGCGCCCGGTCCGCCGACGAGCTGGGGCTGCTGGCCGCGATCTCGGCGCAGGCCGGCGCGCTGCCGCCGGACACCGCGATGCTCCTGCGCCGGACCATCCGGTTCGGCGACAAACGGGCGGCGGAGGCGATGACCCCGAGGGTCGACGTGGTCGCGCTGCGGGCCGGCGCCACCGTGGCCGAGCTGCTCGACCTGGCCCAGCGCACCGGTCGGACCCGGTTTCCGGTGTACGAGGACACCCTCGACCTGGTCACCGGGGTGGCCGGGGTGCCGGACGCGCTCGGCGTACCGCTGGCCCGCAGGGCCGAGACGACGGTCGCCGCGGTGGCCCGGGAGCCGGTGTACGTACCGGAGAGCCTGGACCTGGACAACGTGCTCGCCGCGCTGCGTCGCGCGGACGCCGACCTGGCCATCGTGGTCGACGAGTACGGCGGCACCGACGGTGTGGTCACGGTCGAGGACCTGGTGGAGGAGCTGGTCGGTGAGATCGCCGACGAGTTCGACCCGGCGGCGGAACCGGACAGCGAGTGGCTCGAACTGACCGTGCCGGGCGGTGAGCGGACGGTCCTGGTCGACGGGGTACGCCGCGCGGACGAACTGGCCGAGCAGACCGGCTTCCGGCTGCCAGACGGTCCCTACGAGACCCTGGCAGGCTTCCTGCTGGCCCGCCTCGGGCACATCCCGGTCGCCGGGGAGACGGTCACCGAGCAGGGGTACGAGTTCACCGTGGTCGAGGTGGACCGGCACCGGATCGAGCAGGTACGGGTCCTGCGTCCGCCGGATCCCGGGGAGCCGGCATGA
- a CDS encoding hemolysin family protein, translating to MTELLVALVLLLGNGFFVGSEFALIASRRTVIEPMAAVSKPARWALSAMNQIPLMIAGAQLGITICSLGLGAIAEPALAHLLEGPFHAIGVPDGAVHPVAFVLALGVVVFLHTVVGEMVPKNITLAGPERAALALGPAMLAFCTATKPLLLAMKWASRRVLRLWGIEAADAVKTVFTAEELAGLVAQARTEGLLDPVEHARITGALALHRRTAADALRPWSSVTTVAEDVSPASLEVLATSTGRSRFPVVQRSTRRVLGFVHVKDVLGYAGAARRAPVPADVLRPLAVVPPDRTLAELLLSMRRERRHMVLVSDGRAPLGVVTLDDVLTAVVGRSTETVVRQPIAPV from the coding sequence GTGACCGAGCTGCTGGTCGCTCTCGTGCTGCTGCTCGGCAACGGCTTCTTCGTGGGCAGCGAGTTCGCGCTGATCGCCTCCAGGCGTACGGTCATCGAGCCGATGGCGGCGGTGTCCAAACCGGCCCGGTGGGCGTTGTCCGCGATGAACCAGATCCCGCTGATGATCGCCGGTGCGCAGCTCGGCATCACCATCTGCTCGCTGGGTCTCGGCGCGATCGCCGAGCCGGCCCTGGCGCACCTGCTGGAGGGCCCGTTCCACGCGATCGGTGTGCCGGACGGTGCGGTGCACCCGGTCGCGTTCGTGCTCGCCCTCGGCGTGGTGGTGTTCCTGCACACCGTGGTCGGCGAGATGGTGCCGAAGAACATCACCCTCGCCGGGCCGGAGCGGGCGGCGCTCGCGCTCGGGCCGGCGATGCTGGCGTTCTGCACGGCGACCAAGCCGCTGCTGCTGGCGATGAAGTGGGCGTCGAGGCGGGTGCTGCGGCTGTGGGGAATCGAGGCCGCGGACGCGGTGAAGACGGTGTTCACCGCGGAGGAGTTGGCCGGGCTGGTCGCGCAGGCGCGTACCGAGGGGCTGCTCGACCCGGTGGAACACGCAAGGATCACCGGGGCGCTAGCGCTGCACCGCCGTACCGCCGCGGACGCGCTGCGCCCGTGGTCGAGTGTGACGACGGTGGCCGAGGACGTGTCGCCCGCGTCGCTGGAGGTGCTGGCCACGAGTACGGGCCGTTCGCGGTTCCCGGTGGTGCAGCGCAGTACCCGACGGGTGCTCGGTTTCGTGCACGTGAAGGACGTACTGGGTTATGCCGGGGCGGCTCGGCGGGCACCGGTGCCGGCCGACGTGTTGCGTCCGCTGGCGGTGGTGCCACCGGACCGTACGCTGGCCGAACTGTTGTTGTCGATGCGCCGCGAGCGCCGGCACATGGTGTTGGTGAGTGACGGCCGGGCGCCGCTGGGTGTGGTAACGCTCGACGATGTATTGACTGCGGTCGTTGGCAGGTCGACTGAGACCGTTGTCCGGCAACCGATTGCGCCGGTCTGA
- a CDS encoding NlpC/P60 family protein codes for MPVARVPSHRHSTNHEHPGGGTRRRTYRLLALSAVVLAGLLPATQAQAAPTVDEIESQIDTQWVQLEPTIEQYNKVHGQLLANQKKSADLQKKIQPLALQANMALDRVGDLASRYYKTGPSSDLNALITTGTPTQLADQLTILDHLARQQQEQIADVTAARDKYDGEKRKLDELIAQQKKQDTELAGKRKQINGEIERLEKLRLTAYGSSSAGGALRKGPCPATYPGGAAGTAVKTACAQIGKPYVWGSTGPNSFDCSGLTQYAWGKAGVKLTHFTGAQWNEGKAVSRADARAGDLVFFYGDLHHVGMYVGNGLMVHSPRSGKPVQMQSIDVMPVAGFRRPG; via the coding sequence GTGCCGGTGGCACGCGTGCCCTCCCATCGCCATTCGACCAATCATGAGCATCCGGGTGGTGGCACACGCCGCCGCACGTACCGCCTGTTGGCGCTCTCTGCCGTGGTGCTCGCCGGACTGCTGCCCGCCACGCAGGCGCAGGCCGCTCCGACGGTCGACGAAATCGAATCGCAGATCGACACCCAGTGGGTGCAGCTCGAACCGACCATCGAGCAGTACAACAAGGTGCACGGCCAGCTTCTGGCGAACCAGAAGAAGTCGGCCGACCTGCAGAAGAAGATTCAGCCGCTGGCGCTACAGGCCAACATGGCGCTCGATCGGGTCGGTGACCTGGCCTCGCGTTACTACAAGACCGGCCCGTCGTCGGACCTGAACGCGCTGATCACCACCGGTACGCCGACCCAGCTCGCGGACCAGCTCACCATCCTGGACCACCTGGCCCGCCAGCAGCAGGAGCAGATCGCCGACGTCACCGCCGCCCGGGACAAGTACGACGGCGAGAAGCGCAAGCTGGACGAGCTGATCGCCCAGCAGAAGAAGCAGGACACCGAGCTCGCCGGCAAGCGCAAGCAGATCAACGGTGAGATCGAGCGGCTGGAGAAGCTGCGTCTGACCGCGTACGGGTCGAGCAGTGCCGGTGGCGCGTTGCGCAAGGGCCCCTGCCCGGCGACGTACCCCGGTGGTGCCGCCGGCACCGCGGTCAAGACCGCCTGCGCGCAGATCGGCAAGCCGTACGTCTGGGGTTCGACCGGCCCCAACTCGTTCGACTGTTCGGGCCTGACCCAGTACGCCTGGGGCAAGGCCGGGGTGAAGCTCACGCACTTCACCGGTGCACAGTGGAACGAGGGAAAGGCGGTGAGCCGGGCCGACGCCCGAGCCGGCGATCTGGTCTTCTTCTACGGTGATCTGCACCACGTCGGTATGTATGTCGGTAACGGGCTGATGGTGCACTCGCCACGGTCCGGTAAGCCGGTGCAGATGCAGAGCATTGACGTCATGCCGGTTGCCGGGTTCCGCCGTCCGGGCTGA
- a CDS encoding C40 family peptidase, translating into MTVRSRTRWPVRTSLLAAIAGVAVLLLGTTPAHAEPSVAEIEKQIDVAWNQLEPIIEKHNATRQDLAVKQKQADALAKKIQPLQLQVDMAMGKVSDMAVRAYKGDNASAINAILTTDSPTMLADQLTILDQFARRQQHDVQAVVDLKEKYAAQKAPLDTLVAQLTRTEADLAAKKKQIDAEIDRLQKLRIKVYGNGGGGPLAPAPCPSEYPGGGAGIAVKYACQQIGKLYVWGAAGPNNFDCSGLMLAAWAKAGVTLPHNAAAQRRVTAYVKRADLRPGDLVFYYADLHHVGMYVGNGWVVHASQAGEPIKMKRVDEGTIHSFGRPG; encoded by the coding sequence ATGACCGTGCGATCGCGTACCCGTTGGCCTGTCCGTACCAGCCTGCTCGCCGCGATCGCCGGCGTAGCCGTTCTCCTGCTCGGTACCACCCCGGCCCACGCCGAGCCCTCGGTCGCCGAGATCGAGAAGCAGATCGACGTGGCCTGGAACCAGCTCGAACCGATCATCGAGAAGCACAACGCCACCCGCCAGGACCTGGCCGTCAAGCAGAAGCAGGCCGACGCGCTGGCCAAGAAGATCCAGCCGTTGCAGCTCCAGGTCGACATGGCCATGGGCAAGGTCAGCGACATGGCCGTGCGGGCGTACAAGGGCGACAACGCCTCGGCGATCAACGCGATCCTGACCACGGACTCGCCGACGATGCTCGCCGACCAGCTCACCATCCTCGACCAGTTCGCCCGCCGGCAGCAGCACGACGTGCAGGCCGTGGTCGACCTCAAGGAGAAGTACGCGGCCCAGAAGGCGCCGCTGGACACCCTGGTCGCCCAGCTCACCCGCACCGAGGCCGACCTGGCCGCGAAGAAGAAGCAGATCGACGCCGAGATCGACCGGCTGCAGAAACTGCGGATCAAGGTGTACGGCAACGGTGGCGGCGGCCCGCTCGCCCCGGCCCCGTGCCCGTCCGAGTACCCGGGCGGCGGCGCCGGCATCGCCGTCAAGTACGCCTGCCAGCAGATCGGCAAGCTCTACGTCTGGGGCGCCGCCGGGCCGAACAACTTCGACTGCTCCGGGCTGATGCTCGCCGCCTGGGCCAAGGCCGGGGTGACGCTGCCGCACAACGCCGCCGCGCAGCGCCGGGTCACGGCGTACGTCAAGCGCGCCGACCTGCGCCCCGGAGATCTCGTCTTCTACTACGCCGACCTGCACCACGTCGGCATGTACGTGGGCAACGGGTGGGTGGTGCACGCCTCCCAGGCCGGTGAACCGATCAAGATGAAACGCGTCGACGAGGGCACGATCCACAGCTTCGGCCGCCCCGGCTGA
- the dcd gene encoding dCTP deaminase, giving the protein MLLSDRDLVIEIKAGTLGLDPFEPALVQPSSIDVRLDRLFRVFNNHLYTHIDPASQQDDLTSVVDVPDGEPFVLHPGEFVLASTLEVISLGDQLAGRLEGKSSLGRLGLLTHSTAGFIDPGFSGHVTLELSNVANLPITLWPGMKIGQLCIFRLSSPAEHPYGSAVYGSRYQGQRGPTPSRSWQHWRTWPTR; this is encoded by the coding sequence ATGCTGCTCTCCGACCGCGACCTGGTCATCGAGATCAAGGCGGGCACTCTCGGGCTCGACCCGTTCGAGCCCGCACTCGTGCAACCGTCGAGCATCGACGTACGGCTGGACCGGCTCTTCCGGGTCTTCAACAACCATCTCTACACCCACATCGACCCGGCGAGTCAGCAGGACGACCTGACCTCGGTGGTGGACGTGCCGGACGGCGAGCCGTTCGTGCTGCATCCCGGCGAGTTCGTGCTCGCCTCGACGCTCGAGGTCATCTCGCTCGGCGACCAGCTCGCCGGCCGACTGGAGGGCAAGTCGAGCCTGGGTCGGCTGGGACTGCTCACCCACTCCACCGCCGGTTTCATCGACCCCGGCTTCTCCGGCCACGTCACGCTGGAACTCTCCAACGTGGCCAACCTGCCGATCACCCTCTGGCCCGGCATGAAGATCGGCCAGCTCTGCATCTTCCGGCTCTCGTCCCCGGCCGAGCACCCGTACGGCTCAGCCGTGTACGGCTCGCGTTACCAGGGCCAGCGCGGCCCCACCCCGAGCCGCTCCTGGCAGCACTGGCGCACCTGGCCGACCCGCTGA
- a CDS encoding pyridoxamine 5'-phosphate oxidase family protein gives MASWSEFAADAPRLAEAIRILLQQYGPGLGYLATVRADGGPRVHPVSPVINDEGLFCFVVDSPKRRDLERDGRYALHSFPPEESDDEAYVAGRAQAVTDPAKIARLADTVRAEPRVDWRLFEFTVEAAMLARHGRADAIPLAYGGPGGERPGVQVWLDPTATRPQVTRRGRRTRRHPNPSDLRGASTANAVDQRFVREPRVAAAAPDPAVWAS, from the coding sequence ATGGCATCCTGGTCCGAATTCGCCGCCGACGCCCCGCGTCTCGCCGAGGCGATCCGCATCCTCCTGCAGCAGTACGGGCCGGGTCTCGGCTACCTGGCGACCGTGCGTGCCGACGGTGGCCCGCGCGTACATCCGGTGTCGCCGGTGATCAACGACGAAGGGCTGTTCTGCTTCGTCGTCGACTCACCCAAGCGGCGCGACCTCGAACGCGACGGCCGCTACGCGTTGCACTCGTTCCCGCCGGAGGAGAGCGACGACGAGGCGTACGTCGCCGGGCGGGCCCAGGCGGTCACCGACCCGGCGAAGATCGCCCGGCTGGCCGACACGGTGCGGGCCGAGCCGCGGGTCGACTGGCGGCTGTTCGAGTTCACCGTCGAGGCAGCCATGCTGGCCCGACACGGGCGGGCCGACGCGATCCCACTCGCCTACGGCGGGCCGGGCGGCGAGCGGCCGGGCGTCCAGGTGTGGCTCGACCCCACCGCCACCCGACCGCAGGTGACCCGCCGGGGTCGCCGTACCCGCCGGCACCCCAATCCGTCCGACTTACGCGGGGCGTCGACAGCCAACGCCGTCGACCAGCGTTTCGTCCGGGAGCCCCGGGTGGCGGCGGCAGCCCCCGACCCCGCCGTCTGGGCCTCCTGA